The following are encoded in a window of Qipengyuania soli genomic DNA:
- a CDS encoding ligand-binding sensor domain-containing protein: MNAARLALAGFALLFSAVLWGPAADARGDSAAPPLRGFKLRHWSLEEGAPSRINAIVQSHDGFLWLGGVDGLFRFDGVTFERIGSAPPGPNRIVVARLLAARDGAIWIGLARRRGMLVWRNGQLIDPGMPNPSREVNDIVEGPDGAIWVSRGGRSNKGLARWKDGRWTEFDATSGLPDKAVWQPFFASDGTLWLTIEDMVLRKRPGRARFEPTGIATAPRATLAEAPDGTIWLLDKQQARAIARKGEVIGNGRQFAAPFAIRTLFDQKGAFWAVTWSDGAFMIEHPERITGNHPAVPMHVLNTSNGLLSDPVRALFEDREGNIWIGGELGLNMLRRVPITAAEGISADPAINHMLAADRDGIVYIADDRTVYLVAPGAKPVPALRSSVQIEAICAAQAGGVWIIQRGNAMRLEETRVLGAFALPRDFVANSCGEDAHGRVWLPALGMGLYVLKGGRASPVAAVNGIEQLPGNVAIMPDGRAVVHFRGKAPSQTRLPFLALTDASVPSDGVEGLLQGRRTLFTSGRAGLTAPLLPGSPLLSWRDYPWASSLNGMVQTAAGDTWVIGDMGIMRMSSAGLDNALARPGAPLAYRVFDFRDGMDSFVQKSAGAQIVAGRDGRIWFATRDSVLSIDPTLIRTNIVSPSTIIRGIRMDSELLRPSEISRIAAGTTALAIEYTATSLAVPERVRFRYRLLGLGEEWIDAGNRRSANFSGLGPGEYRFELLAANEDDVWSKQPAVLEFTIARTFYQTWWFRLALTIAIGGLLYTLYAMRLRQVSRRIRNRMLARTEERERIARELHDTMIQGVQGLILRFQAVADRFSDDPEAQAILQPALERAEEVLIEGRERVTELRLPRLRNFHADLVRLLENPIYPQERIAPLHVARNVRPIADGIIDDLLAVLGEALGNAACHSQASRIEAGVRYGKWAFAAYVRDNGIGMHEEIIASGGKPGHFGLLGMRERIEAIGGKLVVESATGFGTIVELQLPARIAYAK; encoded by the coding sequence ATGAACGCGGCGCGGCTCGCGCTGGCCGGCTTCGCGTTGTTATTCTCGGCCGTGCTGTGGGGACCGGCGGCAGACGCCCGCGGCGATTCGGCTGCCCCCCCGCTGCGCGGGTTCAAATTGCGCCATTGGTCTCTCGAGGAAGGTGCGCCGAGCCGCATCAACGCGATCGTCCAGTCACACGACGGGTTCCTGTGGCTGGGCGGGGTCGACGGGCTGTTCCGGTTCGACGGTGTGACCTTCGAACGGATCGGCTCCGCGCCGCCCGGCCCCAACCGCATTGTCGTTGCGCGGCTGCTTGCGGCCCGTGACGGCGCCATATGGATCGGACTCGCGCGCCGTCGCGGGATGCTTGTCTGGCGCAACGGCCAGCTGATCGATCCCGGCATGCCCAATCCATCGCGAGAGGTGAATGACATTGTCGAGGGGCCTGACGGGGCGATCTGGGTTTCGCGCGGCGGGCGCAGCAACAAGGGGCTGGCGCGTTGGAAGGATGGCCGCTGGACAGAGTTCGACGCGACATCTGGCCTGCCGGACAAGGCGGTATGGCAACCCTTCTTCGCCTCCGATGGCACCTTGTGGCTGACCATCGAGGACATGGTGCTGCGCAAGCGGCCTGGCCGTGCCCGGTTCGAGCCGACTGGCATTGCGACGGCGCCGCGCGCCACTCTGGCCGAAGCGCCGGATGGCACGATCTGGCTGTTGGACAAGCAACAGGCCCGCGCGATTGCACGCAAGGGGGAAGTCATCGGCAATGGCCGACAATTTGCCGCACCTTTCGCGATCCGCACCCTGTTCGATCAGAAAGGTGCCTTTTGGGCCGTGACATGGAGCGACGGCGCCTTCATGATCGAACACCCGGAACGGATCACTGGGAACCATCCGGCAGTGCCGATGCACGTACTCAATACCAGCAACGGTCTGCTGTCCGATCCGGTGCGGGCGTTGTTCGAGGACCGCGAGGGCAATATCTGGATTGGCGGCGAGCTGGGGCTCAATATGCTTCGCCGCGTGCCAATTACGGCTGCCGAAGGGATTTCTGCCGATCCGGCAATCAACCATATGCTGGCGGCAGATCGTGACGGTATCGTCTATATCGCGGATGACCGTACGGTCTATTTGGTCGCTCCTGGCGCAAAACCGGTACCGGCGCTGCGTTCGTCCGTCCAGATCGAGGCGATCTGCGCTGCGCAAGCCGGCGGGGTCTGGATAATCCAGCGCGGCAACGCGATGCGGCTCGAAGAGACCCGCGTGCTGGGTGCCTTCGCGCTGCCGCGCGATTTCGTGGCCAATTCCTGCGGCGAGGACGCGCACGGCCGCGTGTGGCTGCCCGCCCTCGGCATGGGGCTGTACGTGCTAAAAGGTGGGCGGGCATCGCCCGTTGCGGCCGTCAACGGAATCGAGCAGTTGCCCGGTAATGTCGCGATCATGCCCGACGGGCGGGCAGTGGTCCATTTCCGCGGCAAGGCCCCCAGTCAGACCCGCCTTCCATTCCTTGCACTGACCGATGCCAGCGTGCCGAGCGACGGCGTCGAGGGGCTGTTGCAGGGCAGGCGTACCCTGTTCACTAGTGGCCGCGCTGGACTTACAGCGCCGCTGCTGCCGGGTTCCCCTTTGCTGTCATGGCGGGATTATCCCTGGGCGAGTTCGCTCAACGGGATGGTACAGACCGCCGCAGGCGATACCTGGGTGATCGGCGACATGGGCATCATGCGCATGTCGAGTGCCGGCCTCGATAACGCGCTGGCGAGACCTGGCGCGCCGCTCGCCTACCGCGTTTTCGATTTCCGCGACGGCATGGACAGCTTTGTACAGAAATCGGCGGGCGCGCAGATCGTGGCAGGGAGAGACGGCCGCATCTGGTTCGCTACTCGCGACAGCGTATTGAGCATCGATCCGACATTGATCCGAACCAATATCGTATCACCCTCAACGATCATACGCGGGATCAGAATGGATTCCGAACTGCTGCGGCCCTCGGAAATTTCCCGGATCGCCGCCGGGACTACTGCGCTTGCGATCGAATATACCGCCACCAGCCTTGCCGTGCCAGAACGCGTCAGGTTCCGCTACCGGCTGCTGGGTCTCGGCGAAGAATGGATCGATGCTGGCAACCGTCGCAGCGCCAACTTCTCGGGGTTGGGGCCGGGCGAATACCGTTTCGAGCTTCTCGCTGCCAACGAGGACGACGTTTGGAGCAAGCAACCCGCGGTGCTCGAATTCACGATCGCGCGTACCTTCTATCAAACTTGGTGGTTCAGGCTAGCGCTGACGATTGCTATCGGTGGATTGCTATATACGCTCTATGCCATGCGGCTGCGGCAAGTTAGTCGCCGGATCCGCAACCGCATGCTCGCCCGAACCGAAGAACGCGAGCGCATTGCGCGCGAACTGCACGACACGATGATCCAGGGCGTGCAGGGGTTGATCCTGCGATTCCAAGCGGTGGCCGACCGTTTTTCCGACGATCCCGAGGCTCAGGCGATCCTTCAGCCAGCACTCGAACGCGCCGAGGAAGTGCTGATAGAGGGTCGCGAGCGGGTAACCGAGTTGCGCCTTCCGCGCCTACGCAATTTCCATGCCGATCTGGTGCGCCTGTTGGAAAACCCGATCTATCCGCAGGAACGCATCGCACCGTTGCATGTCGCCCGGAACGTGCGCCCGATCGCTGACGGCATCATAGACGATCTGCTTGCGGTGCTGGGTGAAGCGCTCGGCAATGCAGCGTGCCATTCGCAGGCCTCGCGCATCGAGGCAGGGGTGCGCTACGGCAAGTGGGCCTTCGCCGCCTATGTCCGCGACAACGGCATCGGCATGCACGAGGAGATCATCGCAAGTGGCGGAAAACCCGGCCACTTCGGGCTGCTGGGGATGCGGGAGCGGATCGAGGCGATCGGAGGGAAGCTAGTTGTCGAAAGCGCAACAGGCTTCGGAACGATCGTAGAACTGCAGCTTCCGGCGAGGATCGCCTACGCGAAATAA
- a CDS encoding response regulator has translation MHRDPSVPIRILVVDDHPILREGVCAIIEPQPDMQIAGEAASGNEAIARYAEIRPDIVLMDLRMPEMNGVQAIEELRALHGDVRIIVLTTYSGDAKAIAAMRAGAAGFLLKSSLRRELLGAIRAVHGGQRHLHADVAQDIALHAIQDALSPREIEILQLIAGGHANKQIAWKLGVAEETVKSNIKSIFVKLHVNDRTHAVTTAARRGIIEL, from the coding sequence ATGCACCGAGACCCGTCAGTCCCGATCAGGATCCTCGTCGTCGACGATCATCCGATATTGCGCGAAGGCGTGTGCGCAATCATCGAGCCCCAGCCCGACATGCAGATCGCTGGCGAGGCGGCCAGCGGTAATGAGGCGATAGCACGCTATGCGGAGATACGACCCGACATCGTGCTAATGGATCTGCGGATGCCGGAGATGAACGGGGTGCAGGCAATCGAGGAACTCCGTGCGCTGCACGGCGACGTGCGGATCATCGTGCTCACCACATATTCGGGCGATGCCAAGGCGATTGCGGCGATGCGCGCCGGAGCGGCTGGTTTCCTGCTCAAGAGCAGCCTGCGCCGCGAACTGTTGGGCGCGATCAGGGCAGTGCATGGCGGGCAGCGCCACCTGCATGCCGATGTGGCACAAGACATTGCCCTGCACGCAATTCAGGATGCCCTTTCCCCGCGCGAGATCGAGATCCTGCAACTCATCGCGGGCGGACATGCCAACAAGCAGATCGCCTGGAAGCTCGGTGTGGCCGAGGAAACGGTGAAGTCCAACATCAAGAGCATCTTTGTGAAGCTCCACGTCAATGATCGCACACACGCTGTGACCACTGCCGCCCGGCGCGGGATCATCGAACTGTGA
- a CDS encoding hydrolase: MSFRSEKLINTDDTLFIFIDHQPQMAFGVTSIDRQTLKNNTVALAKAAMLFGVPTILTAVETESFSGYIWPELLDVVQQKPIERTSMNSWDSDELVAQVKASGRKKLVIAALWTEACLLFPALCAIEEGFEVFMVTDASGGTSPEAHDAAIRRMEQAGGHSLTTINAMLELQRDWANRDTYDGLMGIVREHLGAYGMGVDYAYTMVHKAPQRGAFPHEASSPAGH, encoded by the coding sequence ATGTCCTTCCGATCCGAAAAACTGATCAACACCGATGACACCTTGTTCATCTTCATCGACCACCAGCCCCAGATGGCCTTCGGGGTCACCAGCATTGATCGCCAGACGCTGAAGAACAACACCGTGGCGCTTGCCAAGGCGGCGATGCTGTTCGGTGTGCCGACTATCCTGACTGCGGTCGAGACCGAATCCTTCTCGGGATACATCTGGCCCGAGCTGCTCGACGTGGTGCAGCAGAAGCCGATCGAGCGCACCTCGATGAACTCGTGGGATTCCGACGAGCTGGTCGCGCAGGTCAAGGCGAGCGGGCGCAAGAAGCTCGTGATCGCAGCCTTGTGGACCGAAGCCTGCCTGCTCTTCCCCGCGCTCTGCGCAATAGAGGAGGGGTTTGAGGTGTTCATGGTCACCGACGCCTCGGGCGGGACTTCGCCCGAAGCGCACGATGCCGCAATCCGGCGCATGGAACAGGCCGGCGGCCACTCGCTGACGACCATCAACGCGATGCTCGAACTCCAGCGCGACTGGGCCAATCGCGACACCTATGACGGGCTGATGGGGATCGTGCGGGAGCATCTGGGTGCCTACGGCATGGGCGTCGATTACGCTTACACCATGGTCCACAAGGCTCCGCAGCGCGGCGCATTTCCGCACGAAGCCTCTTCCCCGGCCGGGCACTAA
- a CDS encoding sulfotransferase family protein, producing MNDKIIRPPRRSPFIDLLNATIRAGNKTGVIEKAPLQREYLLEKAVSDAGLNDFGDNWFETPMEVLLESLADEAHLNPAGEWSAEKQFSHVLRGRLLAQKWFRDHPEILARPISRPVVIVGPMRSGTTRLHRLLAADQRFSHLRSFETISPVPQPGFQEVIEGKISDPRPAVARRIMAIARLANPRTLSIHPTGPFEPEEELGLLVASMWGMKHEAQWRVPTYARWCEGQDATPAYQYMANLLRLIGWSQQTSSNRPWLLKTPQHMLDLPALLKVFPDARLIFTHRDPVKLVGSAASLAWNQTIIYSDKPDPQKVGREWLRKTELKVQRMQEARQSILDSKTIDVHYDDIDRDWLGAMKRVYGFLELDIGPALTAMKQYLSRSAKLKRRPHRYSLGEFGITDSEVRERFSNYSRTFDVPFEARTAPPSQFAHIKIGQSLEQI from the coding sequence TTGAACGATAAGATCATCCGACCGCCGCGACGCTCGCCTTTCATTGATCTACTGAATGCCACCATCCGAGCTGGCAACAAGACAGGTGTTATCGAGAAAGCACCCCTACAAAGGGAATACTTGCTGGAAAAGGCAGTATCCGATGCCGGACTGAACGACTTCGGCGATAATTGGTTCGAAACCCCTATGGAGGTGTTGCTAGAGTCGTTGGCCGATGAGGCGCACTTGAACCCCGCTGGAGAGTGGTCTGCTGAAAAGCAATTCTCGCACGTCCTTCGAGGTCGCTTGCTGGCTCAAAAGTGGTTCAGAGATCATCCGGAGATACTTGCGAGACCAATATCGCGCCCGGTCGTGATTGTTGGGCCCATGCGATCCGGCACGACGCGACTTCATCGTCTACTGGCAGCTGATCAACGTTTCAGTCACCTTCGCAGTTTCGAGACCATAAGCCCCGTTCCGCAGCCAGGTTTCCAAGAGGTCATCGAAGGCAAAATAAGCGATCCGCGACCAGCGGTAGCGCGCCGGATCATGGCCATCGCGCGTCTCGCCAATCCGCGGACTTTGTCCATTCACCCCACGGGGCCTTTTGAGCCCGAGGAAGAGTTGGGTCTGCTCGTGGCAAGCATGTGGGGTATGAAGCATGAAGCCCAATGGCGGGTCCCCACTTATGCCCGATGGTGCGAGGGTCAGGATGCTACACCAGCGTATCAATACATGGCCAATCTCCTGCGGCTCATTGGCTGGTCACAGCAGACGTCGAGCAATCGCCCTTGGCTTCTCAAGACCCCTCAGCACATGTTGGACTTGCCCGCGCTCCTCAAAGTCTTTCCAGATGCCCGACTCATCTTCACCCACAGAGATCCTGTGAAACTGGTGGGAAGTGCTGCATCACTGGCTTGGAACCAGACCATAATCTACTCGGACAAGCCCGATCCTCAGAAAGTCGGGAGGGAATGGCTTCGCAAGACTGAACTCAAGGTACAGCGCATGCAGGAAGCAAGGCAGAGCATTCTCGATAGCAAGACGATCGACGTGCACTATGACGATATCGATAGGGATTGGCTTGGAGCCATGAAGCGAGTGTACGGATTTCTCGAGCTGGATATTGGGCCCGCATTAACGGCAATGAAGCAGTACCTTTCCCGCTCAGCCAAACTCAAGAGACGACCCCACAGATATAGCCTCGGTGAGTTTGGGATAACGGACTCAGAGGTAAGAGAGCGTTTTTCCAATTACTCGCGGACATTCGATGTTCCCTTTGAGGCGAGAACGGCGCCACCATCACAGTTCGCGCACATCAAGATTGGGCAGTCGCTAGAACAAATTTAA
- a CDS encoding DUF1427 family protein, translating to MKSYLVSLAIGLLVGAIYSLLGTRSPAPPAIALLGLLGMLLGEQAVPLVRKAWHGQGVVAFWKSDCQERVTGVPPAPEDAP from the coding sequence ATGAAATCCTACCTCGTCTCACTTGCAATCGGCCTCTTGGTCGGTGCTATCTACAGCCTGCTCGGCACAAGATCGCCTGCCCCCCCGGCGATCGCGTTGCTCGGACTGCTCGGCATGTTGCTGGGTGAGCAGGCTGTCCCGCTGGTGCGAAAGGCCTGGCATGGGCAGGGGGTCGTCGCGTTCTGGAAGTCCGATTGCCAGGAGCGTGTCACCGGCGTTCCACCTGCGCCGGAGGATGCGCCGTGA
- a CDS encoding alpha/beta fold hydrolase, translating to MGTITTKDGTEIFFKDWGPKDAQPIVFHHGWPLSADDWDNQMMFFLLQGFRVIAHDRRGHGRSTQTDTGNEMDTYAADVAALTDHLDLKGAVHVGHSTGGGEVARYVARAKPGRVAKAVLIGAVPPIMLKTAAYPGGLPMEVFDGFRAALIANRAQFFRDVPSGPFFGFNRPGSNVSQGLIDNWWRQGMMGGAKAHYDCIKAFSETDFTEDLRAISVPVLIMHGEDDQIVPIANSAELAIRLVKDGTLKTYPGLPHGMASTHPDIINADLLAFIRS from the coding sequence ATGGGCACGATCACCACCAAGGACGGCACCGAGATCTTCTTCAAAGACTGGGGACCGAAGGACGCCCAGCCAATCGTGTTCCATCACGGCTGGCCGCTGAGCGCCGACGACTGGGACAACCAGATGATGTTCTTCCTGCTGCAAGGGTTCCGCGTCATCGCCCATGACCGGCGCGGTCACGGCCGCTCGACGCAGACGGACACTGGCAACGAGATGGATACCTATGCTGCCGACGTCGCCGCGCTGACGGATCATCTTGACCTGAAAGGCGCCGTCCACGTGGGCCATTCCACTGGCGGAGGCGAAGTAGCGCGCTATGTCGCCCGGGCAAAGCCGGGCCGCGTCGCCAAGGCCGTGCTGATCGGCGCTGTGCCGCCGATCATGCTCAAGACGGCGGCCTATCCGGGCGGTCTTCCGATGGAGGTCTTCGACGGCTTCCGCGCCGCGCTGATCGCCAATCGCGCGCAATTCTTCCGCGACGTGCCGAGCGGTCCGTTTTTCGGTTTCAACCGCCCAGGTTCCAATGTCAGCCAGGGGCTGATCGATAATTGGTGGCGCCAAGGCATGATGGGCGGTGCCAAAGCTCATTACGATTGCATCAAGGCCTTCTCAGAGACCGATTTCACTGAAGACCTAAGGGCGATCTCCGTACCCGTGCTGATCATGCATGGAGAGGACGACCAGATCGTGCCTATCGCCAATTCCGCCGAACTGGCGATCAGGCTGGTGAAGGACGGCACTCTCAAGACCTATCCCGGTTTGCCGCACGGCATGGCATCGACACATCCGGACATCATCAACGCCGATCTGCTCGCCTTCATCCGGAGCTGA
- the dps gene encoding DNA starvation/stationary phase protection protein Dps produces the protein MIYTSRIDLSENLRKQASALLQARLSDALDLEAQAKQAHWNVKGPHFLQLHQLFDTVHDEIEQFVDLLAERITALGHIADGRVATTASATSLYGYPFEAVGGEAHLKALAGSLSAFGKAVRAAIDDAATLGDADTSDLFTQISRETDKQLWFLEAHLQAH, from the coding sequence ATGATCTATACCAGCCGCATCGACCTGTCCGAGAACCTGCGCAAGCAGGCCAGCGCACTGCTGCAGGCGCGCCTATCGGACGCGCTCGATCTGGAAGCGCAGGCCAAGCAGGCTCACTGGAACGTCAAAGGCCCGCATTTCCTCCAGCTGCACCAGTTGTTCGACACCGTCCACGACGAGATCGAGCAGTTCGTAGATCTCCTTGCCGAACGCATCACCGCACTCGGCCACATTGCCGACGGGCGGGTGGCGACCACTGCTTCTGCCACCTCGCTTTACGGTTACCCGTTTGAAGCGGTCGGCGGTGAGGCGCATCTCAAGGCGCTCGCAGGCAGCCTCAGTGCCTTCGGCAAGGCAGTGCGCGCGGCAATCGACGATGCGGCCACGCTGGGCGATGCCGACACTTCCGACCTCTTTACCCAGATCTCGCGCGAAACTGACAAGCAGCTCTGGTTCCTCGAAGCCCATCTTCAGGCTCACTGA